The segment attgatttgatattaataattttaatgagcTGGACTCATTTGAATGGCAAtttcttttgatattattatttaatttttaactttaaaaattcttttcttttgtttaatcatgattgatattgtttattttgtttttttttactgcgcttaatttgtaataatattaataatagttaataaataatataaaattttaaattacacatTAAAGtacattgtatttaaaaaattaattattcaattaattatcactagtgttatcaattttatttaatagtaataataaatcagcttgttcattgaattttttatttttttccatatcaATATATGACTGagattgattattttcatcatcatcatcatcattattactatCATTAATTGTcataattgttgatttattattttcattagtgCTAATAATGCTTACTCTTCTAACTCCAATTggtttttcataataattatcatttaaattactattactatctaattgttcattaatataaattgcagtcttattttttattgacaattgattattttctaatggattaaataatgatgatgatgcttcTTGCCATAAGCCTTGtagtttatctattttttcacattttttaatgCAATCACCAGTTGATTCATCATGATAATTGActgatttattttgaatattattttgtatgcCACTATCACTTGTTTCATTACTTGAAcctgtaattattaataataatattattatatatttatttgtatttaattataaacttactAATTGGACTGTCAAGAGCATAaagtgatgaaaaatatgcTTGATTATCAACAGTTGTTGGATTGAGATCAAGATATTCAATGTCATCTTCTAGCATATGTTCCCATTGACTAATGAGGTGTTTAAATGATGGTCTCATATATGGTTCATCGTGCCAGCACGAAaccattattttatatctgttaaattattatgaataattaataattatctatttaatattattataatgttgTAATACTTACAATTGGTGTGAACAATTGTGTGGTTTTTCCATTCGATATCCATTTTTAAGAAGACTATAGAGATTATGTACATCAACACCTGGATATGGTGATGCTCCAAGAGTAACCAATTCCCATAGCAAAACACCAAAACTCCAAACATCAGATTTACTTGTGTATATATGATCTGCAAGTGATTCTGGTGCCATCCATTTTACTGGTactacataaataaataaatagtttaattatttaatcaaaaatatataataaaattgaattattatttattaataatacctCTGCCTTTGcttctttttaaatatgcaTCATCCTCATAAATATCACGAGTCAATCCAAAATCTGATATTTTACAAACTTTATCGCTTCCACATTTAGCAAGTAATACATTTCGTGCAGCCAAATCACGATGAACAAGCTAAAcagaaaagaaattaatttaaaaatgaatatattgcattgttattataaaaaaaaatcaatacataCTTTGATGTCTGTTAGGTAAGACATTCCCTTGCTTATTTGCCAggcaaatgataaaatatcatgtgaatttattttattattcaacatgACATCTTGGTATGCTGCTTGATTATCATCAAGCAATATTTTGTGTGACAATACTGATGTCTCTATACCATCAAGATGACGAGTTTGACGTAAATAATTtctgtaatataaatttataataatcatcaacagCCACGtacattattttgttatattaaaaattccacAAACAGAGGGTCAAGAAATAATTTgcatacatattatatattcaacacaatgttaataaatttaataaaaaaaaaatagtaattaaataaaaataccttaGAGAGCCAAATTCcgcaaattcaataataagaTAAACTGGTCCACCTGGCATTGTACACGCCCCAAAAAGTTTAATGACATTTGGATGTTGTACTTGTTTTAACAATTGATATTCAGATAATAAATCAGCAAGTTCTGAATTACTTGCATCTTCTTTTAATGTTTTAACAGCAACAGTTGTTGCACCAGGCCAATCACATATATCAATTGCTTTTGCTTTGAGTACCCTGCCAAATTCTCCTTCACCAAGTACTTGTTCAATTGTCAATTGAGATCTTGGAAATTCCCATTTTGAATCAggctaattaaataatataatcatataaaaaaattaacattataataatattaaagtatcttaattaattaaacatactgtcaagtatttatttggtaataatatatttatatttccatttaTAAATGACTCTAATCCAATAATCCTATGATGATCAGCAGCACCAGTATCATCATCTCTCTCGTTATCATTACGCTCAAGATAATCAAGTGGAAGAATACCAagtgtattatttatatcatctgTTTGACGTTTAAATTCTCGTCTAGTTTTGCTactatttctataaaaaatttaattataatttaattataatttactcaatgaaaatattaaaatattaaataattaatttaccgaTATTTCCATGTTACAAAGCTTCCAACAACACACACGGTAAACAAACTCGTACAAACAATACCAATAATACAACTACTTCCACATTCACCACTTGGTATTGCGGAAactataaagaaaataaatattaattgatttaattaattaaatacgttaaataaattaattattatttcgatacAAACCTATGTGTGCATGTTTAATGGGAATCGATTGAAATTCGTTTGAACCTTTATTACGATCGTCTCTCCTGTTTCCTTTGTtgctattgttgttattaataagATTATTTTTCGATGAATATTTCGAATCAATTATCTCATTACTATTGTCAATTGCATGCAATGAAAGAGGTCCACAACTGCAATAAGCTTCATCATCACAACGGCATATTTCAAATCCATCTTTTAAtccaattttatctttttttaattgaccaAATGACGGTTCCACTGgatcaacaaatttataatttaatatttacaataatttatataaataaaaataaataattaaaataaataatacttgttGTGCAATCTTGGGGACAAATTCTTGGATccaatttttctaattcatcGCAAATTGAATCAggacaatattttaaatttggtgaACAAGTTTCATATCTTGATGTTGGTCCTTTTgaagttatattttttcctctcCATGCACAATTTagtgtaatattatttttactaaaaaaaatatacatactattagtatttatttaaatattttatactgtttaatttaattttttttttttttaaataacctgAATACACCACTGCCAATACCACAACGCGTTtcacatgatttttttgtgaCTACATTTGCACAAGTATGCTGTTCAGACACATCCAATGAACAAGTATCATTTGTAgtatttataatgtttattataatttctgttgataaaattttcttttgatttgaAAAGCTCCATTGAATTATTAACGGTATTTTATCTGGTGCATTTTGAAGCATTGATGTATTAGCAACATACACAATACCAGTTTTAGTAGTTAttccaaaaatttttgaattttgaatattaaatactgGATTTAAATGAGAATTTATATCTGGCTGTGTAACTCTATATAACTTTGATgcaaattttgataaataaatattataattattaaataatacagcTGTTTTTTTAGAAGtcaatgatttaattgttgtcgTTGTTTGGTGATGTTGTGGTCCCACAAATAACAATGTAATATTTacctttgaaaaataaattaaaatcacgttaaggaaattaattttcaattaaaaataaaaagctattagTAAAtggttcattataaaattcactTGAAATTGATTAGTACTTAAAGACTTTCAATCGTGagcaattattatcaatggcTTGttcaaaatcattaaatttaatttataaaaaaataaaaaaattataattgtactCTTCCTTCATttattggtaataataataattatgaaaaactgttaaaattgatttttaattaccgTTTTTTCACCTTTTCCGGGAGCGAGAGTTTCATCAGTCGCTTGAAGTATAACTTTGTATGGTGATTTTGGAAGTAATGTTGTCTTTGAATAAATTcctgttgataattatttaaatatatagttataatgaataattatttcagtTGATAATAAACTTACTTGCAAATATTAATGTTGATGGTGGCTCTGTAATGATTGAATGTTCAACAGCCATTGTGCTAAATGTTATGTCCAATGCATCATCAACATCTTCAAGtattttaacattataaaCATTACTTGATGTTGAATCAGcatcttttaatattaattcattgtCATCTAGTCTATCTCCAGTTGTAAAATCTTTTAAatgtattgttattgttgtgtTTGTTTGTGCAATTGGtggattatcatcaatatcaagaatatcaacattaatattattttgatgaataaattgttGACCAGTTGTTTCATCATAAACAAGACATCTTATTTCTATATCAATATTTGGTCCTGGATATTGTGAATCTCTATCAAGCATTGCATTTGCATAAAATTCaccattatttaatatataaaaataatcagttgcatttaataattcataatgaGTTACTTTGTAATTTGGACAAAGTGTTTTGTATACATGAGAACCAATATTTcccaataaattttcattctgattttcatatattttgtatttagaatttttccaaaaacataAATCTCTTGTTAAATcatcacaattattatcaattaaaattttttgaatatttaattccattgttgctgtattttttttgtcattaatttGATTTGCTTGAATGATCAATTTTgtttctacaataaaattatattttaaaaattgttttagtatattaaaattatgataaaaaatttatgttaccattttttgatatataattgataataatttcacCGGTATGCTTATCAATAGTCACCAAATCCTCATCACTTGttgaaacaattttatatgttaaatttattgaaacaaCAGACGTGtcgtttaatatttttggaataaatattgataaattattccaatttttattagcattattatttttccaataagGAAGTCTTACTGTTAGATCAGattgtgaaaaatatatacctataaaaaatattattataattatgtattattataaaaatattataatgacattaaatattcattagaTTGATTTTCAAGTTGAATGACTGTGTACATGTTGTAGTTAGTCAGTCAGTCAGTAAGTATTAGTTCATTATTTAAGTGCAGATCGATATTTTCAAGGTGGTTTGTTTTAATTACGAGTCGCGTGTTACACGTCATATTCCAAGGTCTTTGACGTTGCAAAATACAACTAAtctaatctaaaaaaatttacataaatatagcAAGTGGTAGTCTACGATTTgtctaattaaaattaatatatcctgctaaaaatattttttttttattttcacaattatATCTTACGTTTGCCAAATTTCCTTTTTgatctatttaaaatttttctatgaaaaatacgacattgaatattttttttttccatataaatttatttcaatttgaaatttatattattttttttgtaataattatacaccaagtcaagaaaatatatatatatattatttctattttttctcttcaactggtccaattacaaaaaaatgcaggaaaaaaaaaaagtaaagaaatattatcatcaggcttatgtgatttatttacgGGCTGAAAAACTTTGAATACTTAAAGACCCTCTGTAATatatgttattgttatttttattattatatacaagtGACATTGTATATAGGACTGTCTATCTATTTATAAACAACTACTAAACAttcatttatctatttataaatatcgtaaatatattatatatctatGAATGTACTTTGTCATTCCAACTAATCCTCCTGTTATTtcaaggctttttttttaacactttcaaatgaaataaaagctCGGATGATACTATACAggtgcactttttttttttttttttcttttcattgaATTTGTTAGAAATGAGCTGATGAATCCACCCCATGGACACAACAATAGGCGATTTAAATTCGAAACTACTTGCCCCAACAATCAATCCATACAACTGCAGTccagtgaatttttttttttttgtttttctcacATGTACATTCACACATGCATGCTTATCCGATTGTGTAATTTTTACGGTTTTCggttttttcaatgataaagtCAAGACCCTCAATAACACACATgcacatatataaattatagatGGATGGATGACAGAGGGATACatgaattaaatcaaaaaaataaaaaaaattgtcatcacattgtttttttaatttacaacatgATGTCGAGTGTAAAAttttagagaaaaaatattttattattaaactaaacATGCAttcattttgatatatatacgtgttaatatatatttagcttTAAACTATTTCAAGTTTCATAATATCATGATGATGTATGTTCGTCTGATCAGTgtttgtaaaaacaaaaaaaaattttttttatatagctaTTTGGAATAGGAGGAATAACAGCTAACAGTATCAGATAGCAATAATGTTAGCTTGCATCtaagtgaaattttttaattggtaaACAATACATAAATAGTTGGTAAACATTTGCATGCATGCATGGTTATATTATTGGCAATAAATGACTTAATCAGTTGAGACTTTGTAAACAACGCATCAACTACGGTTTATGTACACgtgtcatatatatatttaaatgaccAACGGTCAATAaaccaatttaatttaattaatattcaatatttataatatttaatattattttttagctattattattattattataaaggaTTTAACATTAATTCAAGTAGTACATGTCAATGAGTAGTCAGACATTGCATTGGCTAAGTTTGCTGATTGAGTATTATCCCATATGGCACATTATCACAATGAGTGCAACATCAGTGAGCATACAAATGATAGATTAACACGCAAAAAAGCAATAATActgacatttttatatatttatttttttcatttaaaaaaaatatttaaataactgtTTATTGGGtgtataaatgaatttacacgcatctttataaaaatattttttgatttaaattatacgcaaatatgtaaatataataaaataataaaaataatacaaagaatTACCTGTATAGGGTTATTTTAtaactgataaaataataaataaatatatacaaatattaaatcaatttatctaTTCATGcgataaaatataatgttatcatttgctataaatattataataataatattgtggcTATCTGTAGGTACAATCTGTGAATATATATCATCAGGTTTTTTGGTGATcctttgtttaattataatctttatttatttgtcattttggttttttttttagttgataatttaaaattgcagAAACTTAAtggatataaattaaaaatgatatatacaaCTCACCTGATGCAGATGTTATTGCAAGTGTAAACACAAGGTACATCTGGACTCGTAAttgtatcattttatttattactttatatacaatagaaaaattgcaatatatatttgttttgtgtaaataaattacgaGTCActgaactttttatttttttgtttgtcgatacaaatgcaaattttaaatattatttattcataaaataattgaatcgTTGTCGACCTTATTGACGATGCGATCTGATCTTTGaactataaatattcaatttgactaatgatgataacaatgattattaaataatttaaacaaatataacaataaattaaataacaaaaataaaaaaattatattcttcaattgataaataataaattaaatatttttttaaaactgtatagtatttttttttttgcacaataacagtttttataaaaaaaaaaaataaacaattttttaaattaactcaaaaattgaaaacttggaattatttttttcaaatgtttttataaaaaatacaataattgagggaaagtttaatgaaaaaaaaataatttaaacaagcGTATTCCAGTATTATATTGATGTTACTATCTTCAACAACACCAACTACAAACtaaaaaactttgaatatCTACTGTATATTCAAGGGGCGAACAATACACTCGTGTGTATCAaacgaatttttattttttacgccTGCGCGTCAATAAAACCAtgactacttttttttttattttctcatttattaactttacatatatatagacaGATATTCGGCTATATCTACAAgcagatatttaatttaaataacattatatttaatttttcgaataatataatatttaaaaaaattaattatttcatttacacATAAGTATGCCGTATAATCATTACCGTCCTAATTATCTTGAtgcaaaaaattatgaaaaattaaaaaaaaattaaaacagctTTAATAGCTGacctgtttatttttaaatacgatTAAAAATGTATCCATCACAATGATTATCCTGATGATGATAAGGGCGCGCGAGACAAATAACTCAAATTGGCATGGTGATagatttgataatgaaaaaaaaatgaaaaaagaaaaatgaaataaaaatttcatatttaatcctcttacattattatttgttttatatacatattaacaGATAGACATTCACACATGTGAGTATGTATATTTGTAGATTGAGAGAAAAACATGTACgcctaaataaatatataaaacttttaggATCCTATCaatatacataattaatatttatgaatccatataacaattattatgtatatttaatatttataaatttttctatataaatataaaccaCTTGTCCAACAGatgtttatttactttatatatataaataactatCAACtagtattataattattattatagaaaaattgtaataatttattttgaaattaaaaactttctatgatagataaattttgtatGATAGTTATTGGAGTATCATTTTGCTAATAaatgcaattttaatttatggactatgaaaaaaataatataaataatattaaattcgaTGATAGTAGAAAAACAGCAGCTAaagtttttcaatataaaataatatacggAGGAGTttgcccttttttttttgttatatactTGGTGACTCATCTTGTATATAAGAAATATCTACACACCCCTGTGACAGTCGTCGtcgtcatatttattattacagtaAGACAATTATgttgacaattaaattttaattaacaacaaaatattaatcttaaaaatttctttttttcttttcattatgtaaattaataacgGGTCAaggatttttatcatttttttttttttttaaatattatttttgataaatttaaaatagagaTACGAAATTTCATGTTGTTATAATGAAAGGGTGTGTCTTTTGATGTaagcatttattattattaa is part of the Aphidius gifuensis isolate YNYX2018 linkage group LG1, ASM1490517v1, whole genome shotgun sequence genome and harbors:
- the LOC122861055 gene encoding uncharacterized protein LOC122861055: MIQLRVQMYLVFTLAITSASGIYFSQSDLTVRLPYWKNNNANKNWNNLSIFIPKILNDTSVVSINLTYKIVSTSDEDLVTIDKHTGEIIINYISKNETKLIIQANQINDKKNTATMELNIQKILIDNNCDDLTRDLCFWKNSKYKIYENQNENLLGNIGSHVYKTLCPNYKVTHYELLNATDYFYILNNGEFYANAMLDRDSQYPGPNIDIEIRCLVYDETTGQQFIHQNNINVDILDIDDNPPIAQTNTTITIHLKDFTTGDRLDDNELILKDADSTSSNVYNVKILEDVDDALDITFSTMAVEHSIITEPPSTLIFARIYSKTTLLPKSPYKVILQATDETLAPGKGEKTVNITLLFVGPQHHQTTTTIKSLTSKKTAVLFNNYNIYLSKFASKLYRVTQPDINSHLNPVFNIQNSKIFGITTKTGIVYVANTSMLQNAPDKIPLIIQWSFSNQKKILSTEIIINIINTTNDTCSLDVSEQHTCANVVTKKSCETRCGIGSGVFSKNNITLNCAWRGKNITSKGPTSRYETCSPNLKYCPDSICDELEKLDPRICPQDCTTMEPSFGQLKKDKIGLKDGFEICRCDDEAYCSCGPLSLHAIDNSNEIIDSKYSSKNNLINNNNSNKGNRRDDRNKGSNEFQSIPIKHAHIVSAIPSGECGSSCIIGIVCTSLFTVCVVGSFVTWKYRNSSKTRREFKRQTDDINNTLGILPLDYLERNDNERDDDTGAADHHRIIGLESFINGNINILLPNKYLTPDSKWEFPRSQLTIEQVLGEGEFGRVLKAKAIDICDWPGATTVAVKTLKEDASNSELADLLSEYQLLKQVQHPNVIKLFGACTMPGGPVYLIIEFAEFGSLRNYLRQTRHLDGIETSVLSHKILLDDNQAAYQDVMLNNKINSHDILSFAWQISKGMSYLTDIKLVHRDLAARNVLLAKCGSDKVCKISDFGLTRDIYEDDAYLKRSKGRVPVKWMAPESLADHIYTSKSDVWSFGVLLWELVTLGASPYPGVDVHNLYSLLKNGYRMEKPHNCSHQLYKIMVSCWHDEPYMRPSFKHLISQWEHMLEDDIEYLDLNPTTVDNQAYFSSLYALDSPISSSNETSDSGIQNNIQNKSVNYHDESTGDCIKKCEKIDKLQGLWQEASSSLFNPLENNQLSIKNKTAIYINEQLDSNSNLNDNYYEKPIGVRRVSIISTNENNKSTIMTINDSNNDDDDDENNQSQSYIDMEKNKKFNEQADLLLLLNKIDNTSDN